In Lacerta agilis isolate rLacAgi1 chromosome 8, rLacAgi1.pri, whole genome shotgun sequence, one genomic interval encodes:
- the CCDC113 gene encoding coiled-coil domain-containing protein 113 isoform X1 has product MATSQSPAMADEESERDSVHTGESRELSEELHQDLAQFSIDQLKCLVEEASHDNAMLKLETTMFEKTFNRLEPRDLLEKFGSLMDMGQVQLARGRRKSKSRLTADRLVGLTVEQKCDIAQRELEETKEDVQRLKETSEKLLQNYLAVLEEADTRLVDIKKAVQDFDKDIVKTITKKKGSVIASEKVLRYMEDRIRYRDVLKEKIRLKNDSLKVQKKKMQMQLKQKEELGEALHEVDFQQLKIENAQFLEKIDERNQELLQLKLTVGNAIQVLNFYRKKLYTAMTLATNLVKDIAQRKESLEKIEHEAILVEEERDKAEVLNKKLRKQLADYKVPPVLDYVHEKMAVHELENIIKIWERKVEIAEMALRSYQSVWHKTKLASHQLQALLPEQGSQ; this is encoded by the exons ATGGCGACCTCGCAGTCCCCGGCCATGGCGGACGAGGAGTCGGAGCGCGACAGCGTCCACACGGGCGAGTCGCGGGAACTGAGCGAGGAGCTGCACCAGGACCTGGCCCAGTTCTCCATTGACCAGCTGAAGTGCTTGGTGGAGGAAGCCAG CCATGACAATGCCATGCTCAAACTCGAGACAACAATGTTTGAGAAGACTTTCAATCGGCTTGAGCCAAGGGACTTGCTGGAAAAGTTTGGCTCTTTGATGGACATGGGACAAGTACAACTT GCACGAGGCAGGCGCAAATCTAAATCCCGGTTAACAGCAGATCGTCTGGTGGGTCTGACGGTGGAACAGAAATGTGACATAGCACAACGGGAGCTGGAGGAGACAAAGGAAGACGTTCAGAGGTTAAAGGAGACATCAGAAAAGCTCTTGCAGAACTACCTG GCTGTCCTGGAGGAAGCAGACACCCGCCTAGTTGACATTAAGAAAGCTGTGCAGGACTTTGACAAAGATATAGTCAAAACCATCACCAAGAAGAAAGGGAGTGTCATCGCCTCTGAAAAAGTGCTGAGATACATGGAAGATAGGATACGCTACAGG GATGTACTGAAAGAGAAAATTCGTTTGAAAAATGATTCCCTGAAAgtccagaagaagaagatgcaaatGCAGCTCAAGCAG AAGGAGGAACTCGGGGAGGCACTACATGAGGTGGATTTCCAACAGCTGAAAATCGAGAATGCTCAGTTCCTGGAAAAGATTGATGAGCGAAACCAGGAGCTGCTGCAACTGAAGCTGACTGTGGGCAACGCTATCCAGGTCCTCAACTTCTACAGA AAGAAACTGTATACTGCAATGACCCTGGCCACCAACCTGGTGAAAGATATTGCCCAGAGAAAGGAGTCCCTGGAAAAAATTGAACATGAGGCCATCCTCGTTGAGGAG GAACGGGACAAAGCTGAGGTCCTGAACAAAAAGCTACGGAAACAACTGGCAGATTACAAAGTGCCCCCTGTCCTCGACTATGTCCATGAGAAGATGGCAGTACATGAACTGGAGAACATCATCAAGATCTGGGAGAGGAAGGTGGAAATTGCAGAG ATGGCCTTGCGGAGCTACCAGAGTGTTTGGCACAAGACAAAGCTGGCTAGTCACCAGCTGCAGGCTCTTCTCCCAGAGCAAGGGAGCCAATGA
- the CCDC113 gene encoding coiled-coil domain-containing protein 113 isoform X2, whose product MMLCADLWQSPCMTATCGKLKCHDNAMLKLETTMFEKTFNRLEPRDLLEKFGSLMDMGQVQLARGRRKSKSRLTADRLVGLTVEQKCDIAQRELEETKEDVQRLKETSEKLLQNYLAVLEEADTRLVDIKKAVQDFDKDIVKTITKKKGSVIASEKVLRYMEDRIRYRDVLKEKIRLKNDSLKVQKKKMQMQLKQKEELGEALHEVDFQQLKIENAQFLEKIDERNQELLQLKLTVGNAIQVLNFYRKKLYTAMTLATNLVKDIAQRKESLEKIEHEAILVEEERDKAEVLNKKLRKQLADYKVPPVLDYVHEKMAVHELENIIKIWERKVEIAEMALRSYQSVWHKTKLASHQLQALLPEQGSQ is encoded by the exons ATGATGCTGTGTGCAGACCTGTGGCAGTCACCCTGTATGACTGCTACCTGTGGTAAACTTAAATG CCATGACAATGCCATGCTCAAACTCGAGACAACAATGTTTGAGAAGACTTTCAATCGGCTTGAGCCAAGGGACTTGCTGGAAAAGTTTGGCTCTTTGATGGACATGGGACAAGTACAACTT GCACGAGGCAGGCGCAAATCTAAATCCCGGTTAACAGCAGATCGTCTGGTGGGTCTGACGGTGGAACAGAAATGTGACATAGCACAACGGGAGCTGGAGGAGACAAAGGAAGACGTTCAGAGGTTAAAGGAGACATCAGAAAAGCTCTTGCAGAACTACCTG GCTGTCCTGGAGGAAGCAGACACCCGCCTAGTTGACATTAAGAAAGCTGTGCAGGACTTTGACAAAGATATAGTCAAAACCATCACCAAGAAGAAAGGGAGTGTCATCGCCTCTGAAAAAGTGCTGAGATACATGGAAGATAGGATACGCTACAGG GATGTACTGAAAGAGAAAATTCGTTTGAAAAATGATTCCCTGAAAgtccagaagaagaagatgcaaatGCAGCTCAAGCAG AAGGAGGAACTCGGGGAGGCACTACATGAGGTGGATTTCCAACAGCTGAAAATCGAGAATGCTCAGTTCCTGGAAAAGATTGATGAGCGAAACCAGGAGCTGCTGCAACTGAAGCTGACTGTGGGCAACGCTATCCAGGTCCTCAACTTCTACAGA AAGAAACTGTATACTGCAATGACCCTGGCCACCAACCTGGTGAAAGATATTGCCCAGAGAAAGGAGTCCCTGGAAAAAATTGAACATGAGGCCATCCTCGTTGAGGAG GAACGGGACAAAGCTGAGGTCCTGAACAAAAAGCTACGGAAACAACTGGCAGATTACAAAGTGCCCCCTGTCCTCGACTATGTCCATGAGAAGATGGCAGTACATGAACTGGAGAACATCATCAAGATCTGGGAGAGGAAGGTGGAAATTGCAGAG ATGGCCTTGCGGAGCTACCAGAGTGTTTGGCACAAGACAAAGCTGGCTAGTCACCAGCTGCAGGCTCTTCTCCCAGAGCAAGGGAGCCAATGA